The Thiogranum longum genome includes a region encoding these proteins:
- a CDS encoding helix-turn-helix domain-containing protein has translation MKANARKRLAQRVRLMRTRRGWSQEVLAELSGLNRSYIGAVERAEHNIGLDNIERIAEALETGLPELLDSATPVAAIPPPPKAGTHTTAQSPVIVHRKIFLELLRQCGETHRELVLVYLERCGVTVRD, from the coding sequence ATGAAAGCCAATGCAAGGAAGCGGCTGGCCCAGCGAGTGCGATTGATGCGCACCCGGCGCGGCTGGTCACAGGAAGTACTCGCCGAACTCAGCGGACTCAACCGCAGCTACATCGGCGCTGTCGAGCGCGCCGAGCATAATATCGGCCTGGACAATATCGAACGTATTGCGGAAGCCCTTGAAACCGGTCTACCGGAATTACTTGATAGTGCAACGCCGGTAGCTGCCATACCGCCCCCGCCAAAAGCGGGTACCCACACAACAGCTCAATCGCCTGTTATTGTGCACCGAAAAATATTTCTTGAGCTGCTCAGGCAATGCGGTGAGACACATCGCGAACTTGTGCTCGTCTATCTTGAGCGGTGCGGCGTAACGGTAAGGGATTAA
- a CDS encoding M23 family metallopeptidase codes for MRTGPTKTLRYLLATCLLYLSPAFALQLPENHPVPGGIAVIALNGYEGITKATYNNKPVMLVKDNGGKPAALVGLPLATKPGEHKLVIQEQTGKTEEITFRVTKRDYERQYITLKNKHMVNPEKRDMTRIGKEQRRIRKALASWSPQVPETLQLTLPVNGPVSSTFGLRRFFNNQPRKPHSGLDLAAPEGAPVKASASGRIVDTGEFFFNGNTVFIDHGQGLVTMYCHLSRIDVKPGQPVHGGDIIGAVGKTGRVTGAHLHWSVSLNDARIDPEYLLREPLPGQAAH; via the coding sequence ATGAGAACCGGACCAACAAAAACCCTGCGCTACCTGCTGGCCACCTGCCTGCTGTATCTGTCGCCTGCCTTTGCGCTACAACTTCCGGAAAACCACCCGGTTCCCGGTGGTATCGCTGTCATTGCACTGAACGGTTACGAGGGAATTACAAAAGCCACCTATAACAACAAACCGGTGATGCTGGTAAAAGATAACGGGGGCAAACCTGCCGCCCTGGTCGGGTTGCCACTGGCCACAAAACCCGGCGAACATAAACTCGTGATTCAGGAACAGACCGGCAAAACAGAGGAAATCACTTTCAGGGTAACGAAACGGGATTATGAACGGCAGTACATCACGCTCAAAAACAAGCATATGGTCAATCCGGAAAAGCGTGACATGACACGTATTGGCAAGGAACAGCGACGTATCCGCAAAGCGCTGGCGAGCTGGTCTCCGCAAGTGCCCGAAACGCTGCAACTGACGCTACCGGTTAATGGCCCGGTAAGCAGCACCTTCGGCCTGCGGCGCTTTTTCAACAACCAGCCGCGTAAACCACACAGCGGACTTGATCTTGCCGCCCCGGAAGGGGCACCCGTCAAGGCCTCTGCCAGTGGTCGCATCGTTGATACCGGTGAGTTCTTTTTCAACGGCAACACTGTATTTATCGATCACGGACAGGGGCTTGTCACCATGTACTGCCACCTGTCCCGTATCGATGTAAAACCCGGCCAGCCGGTACACGGTGGCGACATTATCGGCGCAGTGGGTAAAACCGGGCGCGTCACCGGGGCACACCTCCACTGGAGCGTCAGTCTCAACGATGCCCGTATCGACCCGGAATACCTGCTCCGGGAACCCTTGCCCGGGCAAGCGGCTCACTAA
- the xseA gene encoding exodeoxyribonuclease VII large subunit → MTQPTRNILTVSRLNQEARELLETGLGRLWVEGEISNLARPASGHLYFTLKDARAQVSCALFRNRAVRLRFSPENGAQVLIRGQVSLYEARGNYQLIVDQMEEAGDGALRRAFEELKTRLFNEGLFDEAGKQPLPDLPRCIGVITSPSGAAIRDVLTVLKRRFPGIPVIIYPTRVQGEGAAEEIVAALRTANKRADCDVLLLTRGGGSLEDLWPFNEEKVARAVAASSLPLVSAVGHEVDVVITDFVADARAATPSAAAELLSPDRDEVITRVKQLAIRLKQQVTRRLQRQHEQFDWLVRRLQQRHPGHYLDQQIQRLDELEQRLNRAMQQQITQRQARLQTASAKLRQHHPGRLLESLEARNRDLAQRLRYCINIQLSKYRGELATLSRTLETVSPLATLQRGYSITLAASNGSIITDSGQTRPGDTLETRLAKGRIFSTVTDTES, encoded by the coding sequence ATGACACAGCCCACCCGTAACATCCTGACGGTCTCTCGCCTCAACCAGGAGGCACGCGAACTGCTCGAAACCGGCCTTGGGCGCCTGTGGGTAGAAGGCGAAATCTCCAACCTCGCCCGTCCCGCTTCCGGACACCTGTATTTCACTCTCAAGGACGCCAGGGCCCAGGTCAGCTGTGCGCTGTTCCGGAATCGTGCCGTGCGGCTGCGCTTTAGCCCGGAGAATGGCGCCCAGGTATTGATCCGTGGCCAGGTCAGCCTCTACGAGGCACGTGGCAACTACCAGCTGATTGTCGACCAGATGGAGGAAGCGGGGGATGGTGCCCTGCGCCGGGCCTTCGAGGAGCTGAAAACCCGGCTATTCAACGAGGGCCTGTTCGACGAGGCCGGTAAGCAACCGCTACCCGATCTGCCTCGCTGTATTGGCGTCATCACTTCGCCGAGCGGGGCCGCCATACGTGATGTACTGACGGTACTGAAACGTCGCTTTCCCGGTATCCCGGTGATTATTTACCCTACCCGGGTGCAGGGCGAAGGCGCGGCAGAAGAAATTGTCGCCGCATTACGCACCGCCAACAAACGCGCGGACTGTGATGTTCTGCTGCTCACCCGGGGCGGCGGCTCACTGGAAGACCTGTGGCCGTTCAATGAAGAGAAAGTCGCCCGCGCCGTTGCCGCCAGCTCATTGCCGCTGGTTTCTGCCGTCGGCCATGAAGTCGACGTCGTGATCACAGATTTTGTCGCCGACGCACGCGCCGCCACGCCCTCTGCCGCTGCCGAGCTGCTCAGCCCGGACAGGGATGAAGTCATCACGCGAGTGAAGCAACTCGCCATCCGCCTCAAGCAACAGGTCACAAGGCGGTTGCAGCGGCAGCACGAGCAATTTGACTGGTTAGTGCGCCGCCTTCAACAACGCCACCCGGGGCACTACCTCGACCAGCAGATACAGCGGCTGGATGAACTTGAACAGCGGCTCAATCGCGCCATGCAGCAACAGATCACCCAGCGGCAGGCCCGGCTGCAAACAGCGTCCGCGAAACTCCGGCAACATCACCCCGGCCGTCTTCTGGAGAGTCTGGAAGCTCGCAACCGGGATTTGGCACAGCGCCTGCGATACTGTATAAATATACAGTTATCGAAATACCGGGGGGAACTGGCCACCCTGTCCCGCACACTGGAAACGGTCAGCCCGCTGGCTACCCTGCAGCGCGGATATTCGATTACACTCGCCGCCAGTAATGGCAGTATTATTACAGATAGTGGCCAGACCAGGCCGGGAGATACGCTGGAGACCCGACTGGCAAAAGGTCGTATTTTCAGCACAGTAACCGATACGGAATCATGA
- the guaB gene encoding IMP dehydrogenase → MRITEHALTFDDVLLLPAHSSVMPRDVSLKTRLTRDIELNLPLISAAMDTVTEARLAIAMAQEGGIGIVHKNMTIEQQADQVRRVKKYESGVIKDPITVAPDTSIREVLELTRQHGISGVPVVEGDKLVGIITNRDTRFETRFDAPVASVMTGGDKLVTVREGAERDEVIRLLHQHRIEKVLVVDDAFRLRGLITVKDIQKASDKPDACKDDQARLRVGAAVGVGAGTDERIDALVNAGVDVVVVDTAHGHSQGVLDRVSWVKKHYPDLQVIGGNIATAAAARALVDAGADAVKVGIGPGSICTTRIVAGVGVPQVTAAANVAHELKGTGIPLIADGGIRYSGDMAKAIVAGAWSIMVGSMFAGTEEAPGEVELYQGRSYKSYRGMGSLGAMSSQTGSSDRYFQEGSETDKLVPEGIEGRVPYKGPLQPVIHQLMGGLRSSMGYTGCASIEEMRTKPEFVRVTGAGMAESHVHDVQITKEAPNYRS, encoded by the coding sequence CTGCGTATTACCGAACACGCCCTGACTTTTGATGATGTCCTGCTGTTACCTGCACATTCTTCGGTAATGCCCCGCGATGTCAGCCTTAAAACGCGCCTGACGCGTGATATCGAACTGAATCTGCCGCTGATCTCGGCGGCGATGGATACCGTCACCGAAGCGCGGCTGGCGATCGCCATGGCGCAGGAAGGTGGCATTGGCATCGTGCACAAGAACATGACCATCGAACAGCAGGCCGATCAGGTGCGGCGGGTCAAGAAATACGAAAGCGGGGTCATCAAGGATCCTATCACTGTTGCACCCGATACCAGTATTCGTGAAGTGCTGGAATTGACCCGGCAGCATGGCATTTCCGGCGTGCCGGTAGTTGAGGGTGACAAGCTGGTGGGGATTATCACCAACCGTGACACCCGCTTCGAGACACGTTTCGACGCCCCGGTGGCCTCTGTCATGACCGGTGGCGACAAGCTGGTGACGGTTCGTGAAGGTGCTGAACGAGATGAAGTCATTCGACTGCTGCACCAGCATCGTATCGAGAAGGTGCTGGTGGTGGATGACGCTTTTCGCCTGCGTGGCCTGATAACGGTAAAAGACATACAGAAAGCCAGCGACAAGCCCGATGCCTGCAAGGACGACCAGGCTCGTCTGCGTGTCGGCGCGGCGGTGGGCGTTGGAGCCGGAACCGATGAGCGTATTGACGCGCTGGTTAATGCCGGTGTCGATGTGGTGGTGGTGGATACCGCGCACGGCCACTCGCAGGGTGTACTCGACCGGGTCAGCTGGGTTAAAAAGCACTACCCGGATTTGCAGGTTATTGGCGGTAATATCGCGACGGCAGCTGCGGCACGCGCGCTGGTTGATGCAGGCGCGGATGCAGTCAAGGTCGGTATCGGTCCGGGCTCGATCTGCACCACGCGTATTGTCGCCGGCGTGGGTGTGCCGCAGGTAACGGCTGCCGCCAATGTTGCGCACGAACTGAAAGGCACCGGTATCCCGTTGATCGCCGATGGCGGTATACGTTACTCGGGTGACATGGCCAAGGCTATCGTGGCCGGTGCCTGGTCAATCATGGTCGGCAGTATGTTTGCCGGTACCGAGGAAGCGCCAGGTGAGGTCGAGCTGTACCAGGGCCGTTCCTACAAGTCCTACCGTGGTATGGGGTCACTGGGCGCCATGTCATCGCAGACCGGCTCCAGTGATCGTTACTTCCAGGAAGGTAGCGAGACCGACAAGCTGGTGCCGGAAGGTATCGAGGGTCGTGTGCCCTACAAAGGTCCATTGCAGCCGGTTATCCACCAGCTAATGGGTGGTCTGCGCTCCAGCATGGGTTACACGGGTTGTGCCTCTATCGAAGAAATGCGCACCAAACCCGAATTTGTACGTGTCACCGGCGCGGGCATGGCCGAGAGCCATGTGCACGATGTACAGATCACCAAGGAAGCACCCAACTATCGCTCCTGA
- the guaA gene encoding glutamine-hydrolyzing GMP synthase — protein MSDHDIHSHRILILDFGSQYTQLIARRVREIGVYCEIHPWDMEDEEIRIFHPHGIILSGGPETVTEGEAPTAPALVFELGVPVLGICYGMQTMAAQLGGKVENADHHEYGYAQVRARGHTRLLKDIEDHTSDEGYGLLDVWMSHGDRVVELPPGFKLMASTDAAPIAGMADDERGYYGLQFHPEVTHTRQGERILRRFIVDICGCEVLWTPDNIVEESIKAVREQVGDAEVLLGLSGGVDSSVVAALLHKAIGEQLTCVFVDTGLLRHQEGDQVMATFAEHMGVRVIRIDAEKRFLDALGSESDPEKKRKIIGNLFVEVFEEEANKLKNAQWLAQGTIYPDVIESAGAKTGKAHLIKSHHNVGGLPEHMKLKLLEPLRELFKDEVRKLGVELGLPYDMVYRHPFPGPGLGVRILGEVKKEYADILRLADHIFIEELRKQDLYDKTSQAFAVFLPVKSVGVTGDGRRYDYVVALRAVETIDFMTARWAHLPYEFLDHVSRRIINEIQGISRVTYDISGKPPATIEWE, from the coding sequence GTGTCTGATCACGATATCCATTCCCACCGCATCCTGATTCTCGATTTCGGTTCCCAGTACACCCAGCTGATTGCGCGCCGTGTGCGTGAAATCGGCGTGTACTGTGAAATACATCCCTGGGATATGGAAGACGAGGAAATACGCATCTTCCACCCGCACGGCATTATCCTGTCCGGCGGCCCCGAGACCGTGACAGAAGGTGAGGCGCCCACTGCGCCGGCGCTGGTGTTCGAACTGGGTGTGCCGGTACTGGGTATTTGCTATGGCATGCAGACCATGGCAGCGCAACTGGGCGGCAAGGTTGAAAATGCCGACCACCACGAGTACGGCTACGCCCAGGTACGCGCGCGCGGACATACCCGGCTGCTGAAAGACATCGAAGACCACACCAGTGACGAAGGCTATGGTTTGCTGGATGTGTGGATGAGTCACGGCGACCGGGTGGTCGAGCTGCCGCCGGGCTTCAAACTCATGGCGAGCACAGATGCTGCGCCGATTGCCGGCATGGCGGATGACGAACGCGGTTACTACGGTCTTCAGTTCCACCCGGAAGTCACACACACGCGTCAGGGTGAGCGAATCCTGCGGCGATTCATTGTCGATATCTGTGGTTGTGAGGTGTTATGGACGCCGGACAACATCGTCGAGGAAAGCATCAAGGCGGTGCGTGAACAGGTGGGTGATGCAGAAGTCCTGCTGGGCCTGTCCGGTGGCGTGGATTCTTCTGTTGTCGCGGCACTGCTGCACAAGGCGATTGGTGAGCAGCTGACCTGTGTGTTTGTCGATACCGGTCTGTTGCGCCACCAGGAAGGTGACCAGGTGATGGCCACCTTTGCCGAACACATGGGGGTGCGGGTGATCCGTATCGATGCCGAAAAACGTTTTCTTGATGCGCTGGGCAGTGAGTCCGACCCGGAGAAGAAACGCAAGATCATCGGTAACCTGTTTGTTGAAGTCTTCGAGGAAGAAGCCAACAAGCTGAAGAACGCGCAGTGGCTGGCGCAGGGCACCATCTACCCGGACGTCATCGAATCGGCCGGTGCGAAAACCGGCAAGGCGCACCTGATCAAGTCACACCATAATGTCGGTGGCTTGCCCGAGCACATGAAACTCAAGCTGCTGGAACCGCTACGCGAACTGTTCAAGGACGAAGTGCGCAAGCTGGGGGTGGAACTGGGCCTGCCCTACGACATGGTGTATCGCCACCCCTTCCCGGGTCCGGGTCTGGGCGTGCGTATCCTTGGCGAAGTCAAAAAGGAATACGCCGACATCCTGCGGCTTGCCGATCACATCTTCATCGAGGAACTGCGCAAGCAGGATCTCTATGACAAGACCAGTCAGGCGTTTGCCGTATTCCTGCCGGTCAAGTCGGTTGGCGTGACCGGCGACGGTCGCCGCTATGATTACGTGGTGGCGTTACGCGCCGTGGAAACGATCGACTTCATGACCGCACGTTGGGCACATCTGCCGTATGAATTTCTTGATCACGTTTCACGGCGCATCATCAATGAAATACAGGGTATTTCTCGCGTGACCTACGATATCTCCGGTAAGCCGCCGGCGACGATTGAGTGGGAGTAG
- a CDS encoding DUF1835 domain-containing protein yields the protein MSAPMEKTTLSITNGDSAAAIMRAAGIHEPVLPWRDILHDGPVPGELTPDELAAVRARFLAQPPVGNYEVILQGFRERDDRVRDFRRFRRVTIWLEHDLYDQLQLLQLLDRFAEADWGETELGLICIDRFPGIEPFYGLGQLNAEQMATLAGSEQPVTEEQLTLGQQGWRAFTSETPLPLQTFMHSDLSVLPFLKAALERHLEEFPDSRNGLSRHERQILELVDFGIVRPGRLFAAHQQLEAAPYLGDWGFWNLIEGLTNVENALLRTSSGSPFVRPPDVPADDTFREQQLELTPFGRSVLNSEANWIELNPPDRWKGGVHLHPDKSIWCWDSDRRSIVEKGS from the coding sequence ATGAGCGCACCCATGGAAAAAACCACGCTCAGTATCACCAACGGGGACAGTGCTGCCGCAATCATGCGCGCAGCCGGCATTCACGAACCTGTCCTGCCGTGGCGCGATATCCTGCACGATGGACCGGTGCCGGGCGAGCTCACCCCGGACGAACTGGCAGCGGTGCGCGCACGGTTTCTGGCCCAGCCTCCCGTTGGCAACTATGAGGTGATTCTGCAGGGGTTCCGGGAACGCGATGATCGGGTGCGGGACTTTCGGCGCTTCAGGCGTGTGACGATCTGGCTGGAGCATGACCTGTACGATCAGCTTCAGTTATTGCAATTGCTGGATCGATTTGCCGAAGCTGACTGGGGTGAGACAGAACTCGGTTTGATCTGTATCGACCGTTTCCCGGGCATTGAACCGTTTTATGGTCTCGGCCAGCTCAATGCCGAGCAGATGGCAACGCTGGCTGGGTCGGAACAACCTGTCACAGAAGAACAACTGACACTCGGGCAGCAGGGTTGGCGGGCGTTTACCTCGGAAACACCCTTACCGTTGCAGACCTTCATGCACTCGGACCTGTCCGTATTGCCGTTTCTCAAAGCCGCGCTTGAACGCCATCTGGAAGAGTTTCCCGACAGCCGTAATGGCCTGTCACGTCATGAACGGCAGATTCTGGAACTGGTCGATTTCGGTATTGTCCGACCAGGCAGGTTGTTTGCAGCCCATCAGCAGTTGGAGGCTGCACCGTATCTGGGTGACTGGGGCTTCTGGAACCTTATCGAGGGGCTAACCAACGTAGAGAATGCCTTGCTGAGAACTTCGTCCGGTAGCCCGTTTGTTCGACCCCCTGATGTGCCAGCGGATGATACCTTCCGTGAACAGCAGCTTGAGCTAACACCGTTTGGTCGGTCAGTACTGAACAGCGAGGCCAACTGGATTGAACTTAATCCCCCGGATCGCTGGAAGGGCGGAGTACACCTGCATCCGGATAAATCGATCTGGTGCTGGGATAGTGATCGCAGGTCAATCGTCGAGAAAGGATCATGA
- a CDS encoding transcriptional regulator produces MTDERTRSASKGIDTLLHQPVRTRLAAFLATRGEATFTELKNVLDITDGNLDAHVKKLLAGGYLLARKHQGKGRAQTQYRLSAAGKRAFESYVQQLNALLNLEPGTEQDPSDGITGSLRLLHE; encoded by the coding sequence ATGACAGACGAACGCACGCGATCAGCATCGAAAGGCATTGACACTCTGTTGCATCAACCGGTTCGCACCCGGTTGGCCGCTTTTCTGGCAACCCGAGGCGAGGCGACGTTTACTGAGTTGAAGAATGTGCTCGACATCACCGACGGTAATCTGGATGCGCATGTAAAAAAACTGCTGGCCGGCGGGTATCTGCTGGCGCGTAAGCATCAGGGAAAAGGTAGAGCGCAGACGCAGTACCGGCTGAGCGCCGCCGGCAAGCGCGCTTTTGAGTCGTATGTTCAGCAATTGAATGCATTATTGAATCTGGAACCCGGTACTGAGCAGGATCCCTCCGATGGCATAACCGGCTCTCTGCGTTTGTTGCACGAATGA
- a CDS encoding class I SAM-dependent methyltransferase, producing the protein MSVSDIHAYHKLITDSYDHRSENYNDSLPHREQAQQLVDYYPPPAAGRVLDVGTGTGAAAFHAAEYVGETGEVLGVDISSGMINKATALLQDSGLSHVRFVQADGERLQHTQAYFDRIYCASAFFWMTDKQQTLNHWCELLKPGGRIGFHAWPETSYVWGYVARQALKTQGVEYLAHSPYGSVEIITGLLNRVGYEDIDIKIIESGHYLSLQEAIDAWINETDYPIGQYPHPVAVTPPDVLERARHVYIREMEHRNTEEGVWNDTTQYYVYAKKPQS; encoded by the coding sequence ATGTCCGTGTCTGATATTCATGCTTATCACAAATTGATTACCGATTCCTACGATCATCGTAGCGAAAACTACAACGATAGTCTGCCGCATCGCGAGCAGGCGCAGCAACTGGTCGACTATTACCCGCCACCGGCAGCCGGCCGCGTATTGGATGTCGGCACCGGTACCGGTGCTGCGGCCTTTCATGCCGCCGAGTATGTGGGTGAAACAGGCGAAGTCCTGGGCGTTGATATTTCGAGCGGTATGATCAACAAAGCCACGGCCCTGTTGCAGGATTCGGGCCTTTCCCATGTCCGCTTTGTTCAGGCAGATGGAGAGCGGCTGCAACACACACAAGCGTATTTCGACCGCATCTATTGCGCCTCGGCGTTTTTCTGGATGACGGACAAACAGCAGACGCTGAATCACTGGTGCGAATTGCTGAAACCTGGCGGCCGGATCGGATTCCATGCATGGCCGGAGACCAGTTATGTGTGGGGTTATGTGGCCCGCCAGGCGCTCAAGACCCAGGGTGTGGAGTATCTGGCGCACTCGCCGTATGGCAGTGTCGAAATTATCACCGGGTTGTTGAACCGGGTCGGCTACGAAGACATTGATATAAAAATTATCGAATCCGGTCACTACCTCAGCCTGCAAGAGGCGATCGATGCCTGGATCAATGAGACGGATTATCCCATCGGGCAGTACCCGCATCCGGTGGCCGTGACGCCGCCGGACGTTTTGGAGCGGGCCCGGCATGTTTATATTCGGGAAATGGAGCATCGCAATACTGAAGAAGGGGTTTGGAATGACACGACGCAGTACTATGTTTATGCGAAAAAGCCCCAGAGCTGA
- a CDS encoding phosphotransferase enzyme family protein: MNTFKVQASILSAQALQEQILSRYRLDSPVSCRLHKYGVNDTYRVNAADSLYFLRIYSLCYSEYAAIQREVRLLQALREQNVSVGCPVADRAGETIHHIQAPEGLRYAVLFSGGQGKQIDAKFESQMEALGAWVGRFHSAADDLNMPGVRGDMDIQRMVNRNVQSVLPRLLDREQDRDFLQTLAGQLTTKLSQLTGQSADTGIIHGDLHMDNAVFSDNQEITVFDFADSGIGWRLYDLGVALFLIRTRLQDTEQQDSAWKALLRGYRKHRYLPDEAARNVTLFVALKILWLLDFRTRVGDRHGDGWLNDEYYEAAFSRLRKIAQDLELF, from the coding sequence ATGAACACCTTTAAGGTGCAGGCCTCAATTCTGTCAGCGCAGGCATTGCAGGAACAGATACTGTCGCGCTACAGGCTGGATTCCCCGGTCAGTTGCCGGTTACACAAATACGGTGTCAACGATACCTACCGGGTCAATGCTGCGGACAGTTTGTATTTTCTTCGCATCTATTCGCTGTGTTACTCCGAGTATGCGGCCATACAGCGTGAAGTCCGTTTGCTGCAGGCATTGAGAGAGCAAAATGTCTCGGTCGGGTGTCCGGTCGCTGATCGAGCGGGCGAAACCATACACCATATCCAGGCACCTGAAGGGCTTCGCTATGCGGTATTGTTCAGTGGTGGCCAGGGCAAGCAGATTGATGCCAAATTTGAATCGCAGATGGAAGCGTTAGGTGCTTGGGTCGGCAGATTTCATAGTGCGGCCGATGACCTTAATATGCCCGGTGTACGCGGCGATATGGATATCCAACGTATGGTCAATCGGAATGTACAATCAGTACTGCCAAGACTCCTGGATAGAGAACAAGACCGCGATTTTCTACAGACACTTGCCGGGCAACTGACTACAAAGCTATCCCAGCTTACTGGACAGTCGGCAGATACGGGTATCATTCATGGCGATCTGCATATGGATAATGCCGTATTCTCAGACAATCAAGAGATAACCGTGTTTGATTTTGCCGATAGCGGCATCGGCTGGCGCCTGTATGATCTGGGTGTTGCGCTGTTTTTGATTCGTACACGATTACAGGATACAGAACAACAAGATAGTGCCTGGAAAGCCTTACTGCGTGGTTACCGCAAGCACAGGTATCTGCCTGACGAGGCGGCAAGAAATGTCACGCTATTCGTGGCGCTCAAAATACTTTGGCTGCTTGATTTTCGCACCAGGGTAGGGGATCGGCACGGCGATGGCTGGCTCAATGACGAGTACTACGAAGCGGCCTTCAGTCGCTTGCGAAAGATTGCTCAGGATTTGGAACTTTTCTGA